Within Micromonospora parathelypteridis, the genomic segment CGTCTCCGCCGTGCCCACCCTGTCGACGGCGACCGACCCGCGGTCGTGGCTCGGCAAGGAACTGCTGGTCGACATCGTCACCTGCCCGCCGTCCGGCGCGACCACCAAGCAGCCGCAGCCCAACCCGCTGCTGGACAACATCGAGGGTGCCGCGCTCGGTGGCAACCTGCCGGGCGGTCGCCGCGAGCTGTACCTCATCTCCGACGACAACGGCAGCGCCACCCAGACCACCCGGGTGTACTCGCTGTCGGTGAAGCTGCGGCCCCAGGTGACGCTGCGGGACCGGGCGCTGCTGTCGGCGACCGCGTACCAGCCGGGCCCGATCTCCGGCACCCAGCTCTCCACCAACCCGGTCAACGGGATCACCGCCCCCTTCCCCGGCCAGCCCGTTCCCGGCTTCTCGGCGGTGATCCCGGCCCAGCCGGGTGACCGCTCGGGCAAGCGGCTGCTCGCCATGCCGGACAACGGTTTCGGCGCGAAGACCAACTCGGCCGACTTCCTGCTGCGGGCGTACGAGATCGAGCCGGCCTACCGTAGCCACAAGGTCACCATTCGGGGGCACATCAGCTTCCGCGACCCGGACCACAAGGTGCCCTTCCCGATCGTCAACGGCAACACCCGGGATCGGCTGCTGACCGGCGCCGACTTCGACATCGAGTCGCTGGCCCGCGACGCACGCGGCAACCTGTGGATCGGTGACGAGTTCGGCCCGTACCTGATCCGCACCGACATGACCGGAAAGGTGCTGCAGGCGCCGATCCCGCTGCCGGACGGGACCAAGTCCCCGCAGTCGCCGGATCTCGCCCCGGGCGAGACCCCGACGCTGCGCGCCAGCAACGGCTTCGAGGCGATGGCGGCCAGCGCGGACGGCTGGACCCTCTACCCGATCCTCGAAGGTGCCCAGGTCAACGACCCTGACCAGCGGCGCCGGGTCGTCTACGAGTTCGACGTACGGCACAACCGGTACACCAACCGCACCTGGTCGTTCCGGGTGGACGACCCGTCCCTGCTGGTCGGAGACGCGGCGGTGCTCGACGGCCGGCGGTTGCTGCTGATCGAGCGAGACAACGGCATGGGCCAGCAGTCGCTGGTCAAGCGGTTGGTGGTGACCGATCTGGACGAGGTGGGCGCGGACGGCTACCTGCCGCGGCGCACCGCGGTCGACCTGATGCACATCGCCGACCCGACCGGCGTCTCCACCCCGGCCCGCCCGGGTGAGTACGGCGTCGGCCCGCTCTTCTCGTTCCCGCTGCAGTCGGTCGAGTCCGTGCTGCCGCTGGGCGGTGACCGGGTCCTCGTGGCCAACGACAACAACTTCCCGGGCAACGACGGTCGCGTCCCGGGGCGCGCGGACGACACGGAGCTGATCGTGATCGACGTGCCTGGCCTGCGGTAACCCGATCGAACCGGGTGGCCCTCGGCGCGCGGCGTCGGGGGCCATCCGCGTTCATGGCGGTCGTCGGTCCACGACACGCATTGATATCGATGCGTGTGACTGTAATAATTAACACACTTTACAGTTGGCTTCGCCGCTCGGAAGGACCCCGACATGGCGCGACGATTGGCCGGGCTTGCGCCCCGCCGCCCCCGCATCCGTTTGACCGCCGCGCTCGCGGTGACCGTGCTCGCCGTACCGACAAGCCTGCTGGTTGGCGCCTCGCCCGCCACGGCGGCCGCGACGGGCGCCATCACGGGGTACGGCGGCAAGTGCGTCGACGTGGCCGCCGCGAACCCGGCCAACAGCACTCAGGTCCAGCTCTACACCTGCAACGGCTCCGCCGCCCAACAGTGGACGGTGGCCGACGACGGCACGATCCGGTCGCTCGGCAAGTGCCTCGACATCGCCGCCGCCAGCACCGCCAACGGCGCGCGCGTGCAGATCTACGACTGCAACGGCACCGGCGCGCAGCAGTGGTCGCCCAGCGCCGGGCAACTGGTCAACCCGACCTCCGGCAAGTGCCTCGACGCGACCGGCCCCAGCTCCGCCGACGGCACACCCCTGCAGATCTGGAGCTGCACCGGCACCGCCAACCAGACCTGGACGTTGCCCACCGGCGGTGGCACGACGCCACCTCCCTCCGGCGGCTTCACACACCCCGGCGTGCTGGTCAGCCGGGGTCAGCTCGACTTCGTCCGCGGCCGGGTGCAGGCGGGCGCGCAGCCGTGGGCGTCTGCCTACAACCAGATGATGGGCAGCCGGTACGCCTCACTGTCGCGCACCCCGGCGCCCCGTTCGGTCGTCGAGTGCGGGTCCTACTCCAACCCCAACAACGGATGTACCGACGAGCGGGAGGACGCGATCGCCGCGTACACCGACGCGCTCGCCTGGTACATCACCGGCGACGCCCGGTACGCGCAGAAGTCGATCCAGATCATGGACGCCTGGTCGGCCACGATCACCGCGCACACCGGCAGCAACGCCCCTCTGCAGACCGGGTGGGCCGCCTCGGTCTGGCCCCGGGCCGCCGAGATCATCAAGTACACGTACACCAACTGGCCCAACGCCAACCGCTTCGCCACCATGCTGCGCAACGTCTACCTGCCGGTGGTGCGCAACGGCTCGAACAGCAACGGCAACTGGGAGCTGACCATGATGGAGGCGGCCGTCGGCGTCGCCGTCTTCCTGGAGGACCGGTCCGCCTACGACGCGGCAGTCACCCGCTTCCTCAACCGGACCCGCGCCTTCGTCTACCTGCCCAGCGACGGCGCGCTGCCCTACACGGTGCCCGGCAGCGGTCTCGACACCAGCTCGGAGATCATCGGCTACTGGCAGGGCCAGTCCACCTTCGTCGCCGGCCTCGCGCAGGAGACCTGCCGCGACTTCGTCCACACCGGGTACGGGATCTCCGCCATCTCCCACGTCGCCGAGACCTCCCGCATCCAGGGACGGGACCTGTATCCCCAGGTCGGTGAGCGGCTGCGGCAGGCGCTCGGCTTCCACTCGCGTTACCAGCTCGGCGAAGCGCCGCCCTCCTGGCTCTGCGGCGGCAGCCTCACCCGTGGCCTCGGCCCGATCACCGAGGTCGGCTTCAACGCGATGAGCACCCGGCTGGGCAACGTCATGACCAACACGCAGACCCTCACGCTGCAACAGCGCCCCGCCGGCAGCAACAACCTCTTCGTCGCCTGGGAGACCCTGACCCACGCCAACAACCCCAACTGAGCACGCCGTCGCGGGTCGGCGCCGAGACGCCGGCGCCGACCCGCGATCCAACGGGATGACGTTCAGCCGTCAGCGCCCAGCGCCACCACCGGGCTCACCCGCGACGCCCGCCGCGCCGGCAGCACCCCGGCCAGCGCGGTCAGCACGACCAGCGCCACGAAAAGCCCGACGAGCGGCAGCACCGGCACGGTCAGCGGTGCGTTGATCCCGAGGGTCTGGACCGCCAACCAGGCGTACGGGACGCCGAGCAGCAGACCGATGGTCGCCCCGATCACCCCGTAGAGGCCGGACTCGACGGTCAACATGGTGCGCAGCCCGGTCCGGGACAGGCCGATCGCGCGGAGCAACCCCGACTCGCGTACCCGCTCGACCACCGAGAGGGCGGTCGTGGAGCCCACGCCGACGACCGCGATCAGCACGGTCAGGCCGACCAGGCCGACCGCGATCCAGACCAGGCTGCTCACCAACGTGTCGTTGCGGTCGCGCTCGTCGGCGAGCACCGCGAGGCCCACCCCGTCGCTGTCGCCGATCGCCTGCCGCAGCGCCCGCACGCCGGCGGTGCGGCCGTCCTCGCCGGAGCCGGCCGCGTCGGCCAGCAGACCGGTGTACGCGGCCGGCACGCCGAGCCGGTCCAGGTCGGTCCGGTCGATGAGGATGCCCGCGTGCAGCGGGCCGTCACCGGGCAGGACCGCGGCCACCCGCACGTCGAGCCTGTGCGCAGCGACGGCAACCGTGACGGTGTCGCCGGCCCGCAGACCGGTTTCCCGGGCAACCCAGCTGTTGAGCACGATCCGGCCGGGGCCACGGTCGGCCAGCGTGCCCTGTGCCGTGTCCAGATCGCCGGTGCTCGGCAACGCCGCCAGGTCCAGGTCGTTCGTCGGATAACCGGGCTCGACGTCACTGAGTTTGTCGGCACCGCGCATCAGCGTGACGTTGTCGATCCGCCGGTACGGCACCACCCGGGCCAGCGCGCCGCGCGCCGCCTCGGCCCGGCTCACCACGGCGGCGGGAAGTGTCCCGCCGTTGCTGGTGACCTCGAAGTCGGTCGGCGCCGAGAGCGCCATCTCGCGGTCGGCCAGGATCTGCAGCGACGCGCCACCGATGACCACCCCGGAGATCAGGGTCACGCCGAGCGCGACCACGACGGAGACGGCGGCCGCGCGGCGCGGCGCACCGCCGATCCCGCCGACCGACATCCGCCCGAGCGGTCCGAGCTGGCGCAGCGGCCAACCCACCACGGCCAGTACGGGACGCACCAGCAGCGGCCCCAGGGCCACCAGCGCGAAGAACGCCAGTGCGCCGGACCCGACCAGCAGGAGCAGCGGCATCGACGGGTCGTAGTCCGACTGCTCCGGCTTCGGCAACTGGCTGATCGTCCCGACCGCCGCCAGGACCGCGCCGACGGCCAGGAGCAGCCCGAAGACCAGACGCGCCACGCCGATGCCGCGCCGGCCGGCGGTGGTGCTTGCCGCCCGCAGCGCCTCCAGCGGGGAGACCCGGGCGGCCGAGAGCGCCGGTGCCAGCACGGCCAGCACGGTGATCACGACGGCGCCGAGCACCACAGTGACCGCCTCCGCCAGTGGCAGGCTCGGCGAGGAGACCGCGCGCCCGGTGGAGCGCAGGATCGCCGGTAGCGCGTACCCGAGGGCGAGGGCGCCGGCGACCCCGACGACGCCGGCGATCAGCCCGGTCAGCGCTCCCTCGGCGGTCAACGCCCCGACCAGGGTGCCCCGATTCGCACCGACCGCACGCAGCAGTGCGAGCTGCCGCATCCGCTGGGCGAAGACGATACGGAAGGTCGAGGTGACCACCAGCGCTGCCGCGACGACCGCGATCGCGACGAAGATGCCGACCAGGATGAAGAGTTTTCCGACCTCCGCGGCTGCCGCGTTGGCCTCCGCCTGGCGCACCTCGGCGCCGGAGCGGATCGACTGGCCGGCCGCGAACGCCGCGCTCACCCCTTGGCGGACGGCCTCCACCGACTCGCCGGGGGCTGCCCGCACATCGACGCGTTCCACGGCCGTCAGATGCGCCCAGGACATCACGAAGCTGTCCGGGGCGTACGCGTCGAAGCCGGCGTCGGCCGGGGTTTCGACCACGCCGGTTACGGTCAGCCGGGTGGGTGTGGTGAGTTCGCCGCCCGTGCCGTTGGTCGTGGTGCCGACCGAGAGCCCGAGCCGCTCGGCCGTGCGCGGAGTGATCGCGATCTCGCCCGGGCCGTCCGGGTAGCTGCCCTCGATCACCCGGACCGCGGTAAGCGGGCCGGTACCGGGGTCGGCCTGCAGGTTGAGGTACCCCTCGCCGACGGACACCCCGATCGTCACCCGGCCCACCGCCTCGGCCACACCGGGCACGGCGCGGACATGCTGCAACTCCGTCACGGTGGGTGGCGGCTGCTCCGGGCTGCCGATCACCAGATCGGTGGCGGACGGGGTACCGCTGAGGTTGTCCCGCACGGTCCGTTCGGTGATCTCCTGCACCAGCACGGTGCCGAAGACGACGAAGGAAGCGACCAGGATCGCCAGACCGGTGAGGATCAGCCGGCCGGGCCGCCGGGCGGCGGCGCTGGTCTGGGTGCGCAGCACGGTCGCCCTCATGCGCCCGCCGCCAGATCGCGCAGCGCGTCGGTGACCGACCCCTGGTCCGGCTTGTCGATCTCGCCGGCGACCCGTCCGTCGGCCAGCAGCACCACCCGGTCGGCGTACGCGGCGGCGATCGGGTCGTGGGTGACCATGACGACGGTCTGGCCGAGGTCGCGTACCGAGTCGCGCAGGATGGTGAGCACCTCCGCCCCCGAGCGGGAGTCGAGGTTGCCGGTCGGCTCGTCAGCGAAGACCACCTCCGGTCGCGCCACCAGGGCGCGGGCCAGCGCGACCCGCTGCTGTTGGCCGCCGGACAGCTCGCTGGGCCGGTGGGCGAGGCGGTCACCGAGGCCGAGCACCCGCACCAGGTGTTCGAGGAGCTGCCGGTCGGGCTGCCGGCCGGCGAGATCCAGCGGCAGGGTGATGTTCTGCGCGGCGGTGAGCTGCGGCAGCAGGTTGAAGGACTGGAAGACGAACCCGATCCGCTCCCGGCGTACCCGGGTCAGTGTCCGGTCCGACTGGCCCGTCAGCTCGGTCCCGCCGAGCAGGACACGGCCGGAGGTGGCCGTGTCGAGGCCGGCGAGGCAGTGCATCAGGGTCGACTTGCCGGACCCGGACGAACCCATGATCGCGGTGAACTCGGCCCGGCCGAAGCCGACCGAGACCCCGTCCAGGGCACGGACCGCGGTCTCGCCGCTGCCGTACACCTTCACCAGGTCGACCGCGGCGACCGCGGCGTGGCTGGTCTCCGGCGGGGCGTGGGTTGTCATTGTTCCTCCAGTGGCTGCGATGTGACCCGGGAAGCGTCGCCGTCACCGGCGGTTGGGCGCATCGGTCCGGGGCCGGGTATCGCCGGCGCGGGGTCTGCCTTTCGGCCGACCTGCCATCGCCGCGTGGCTGGCTACGCTGGGTCATCATGAGCACGCCGGATCTTCGTCGTTGGTGGGTACGTCTGGCCCAGGCCGCCGGACTGCTGGCCATCGGCCTGCTCGCTCTGTTCGACCTGCGGTTCAGCACGTCCGTGGGGATGACCCCGGTTGCCCTCCTGCTCGTGCTGGTGCGGATGGGGCTGGCGGTGGCGACGGTGCCGCTCTGGCTGCCGATGCACCGGCTGGGTTCCCGTTGGCTGCCGGCGGCCGCGTTGGCGCTCGCCACCACCTCGCTTGCCGTGACCGCGGCGATCCGGGTCGCCAGCAACGGCAGCTACCTGCTCGGCGGCAGCTGGGGCCTCGCCGAGTCGGCCGGACTGCTCGGGGTGGTCTTCGTGGTGGCCCGCTGGGGCGCGCCGCGGCTCGCCCCGTGGGCGGCGGTGGCCGCCGGGCTCGCGGTGGCCGCGTTACCGCTACGCGTCGGCACCGAAAGCCTTCTGGTGATCTTCGGCCTGCTCCAGGTGCTCGCCGCGGCCGGCGCCGCCGGGGTGGGGCTCTACCTGCGCATCGTGGCCGCCGGCCGGGAGCGGGCCATCGCGCTGGTCCGGGCCGAGCAGCGTGCCGAGTTCGCCCGTGACCTGCACGACTTCATCGCCCACCACGTCACCGGCATCGTGGTGCAGGCGCAGGGCGCCCGGTTCGTCGCCGAGCAGGACCCGCAGCGGGTGATCGTCGCCCTGGAGCAGATCGAGCGGGCCGGCGCGGAGACGATGGCATCGATGCGGCGGATGGTCGGGATCCTGCGCAATCCAGACGCCCCGCCGGACGCACCGCTGGCTC encodes:
- a CDS encoding esterase-like activity of phytase family protein, giving the protein MRTTSTRARAVASVAAAISLLAAAPALGAPTHQTPGHPNTGASCAPDASLLGFTDALDKTTFRGSPVAGLSALAFTRPGRALALVDNIGTTPARVYELGLDTDRRGVDVGVRDVTTLTRPDGTPYTGADFDGEGLVAERGGATVLASSEREPSIRRFRLSDGREIASLPVPARFQVTPAGEAAVNQTFEALATTPDHRVLYAGMEGPLAADGSDAEGRGRNRIIRYDGREGGTYAPTAQYAYRTDPNLSLVELIALGDDQLLALERGFTSGVGNTVRVYRVSATGAPDVSAVPTLSTATDPRSWLGKELLVDIVTCPPSGATTKQPQPNPLLDNIEGAALGGNLPGGRRELYLISDDNGSATQTTRVYSLSVKLRPQVTLRDRALLSATAYQPGPISGTQLSTNPVNGITAPFPGQPVPGFSAVIPAQPGDRSGKRLLAMPDNGFGAKTNSADFLLRAYEIEPAYRSHKVTIRGHISFRDPDHKVPFPIVNGNTRDRLLTGADFDIESLARDARGNLWIGDEFGPYLIRTDMTGKVLQAPIPLPDGTKSPQSPDLAPGETPTLRASNGFEAMAASADGWTLYPILEGAQVNDPDQRRRVVYEFDVRHNRYTNRTWSFRVDDPSLLVGDAAVLDGRRLLLIERDNGMGQQSLVKRLVVTDLDEVGADGYLPRRTAVDLMHIADPTGVSTPARPGEYGVGPLFSFPLQSVESVLPLGGDRVLVANDNNFPGNDGRVPGRADDTELIVIDVPGLR
- a CDS encoding ricin-type beta-trefoil lectin domain protein, with the protein product MARRLAGLAPRRPRIRLTAALAVTVLAVPTSLLVGASPATAAATGAITGYGGKCVDVAAANPANSTQVQLYTCNGSAAQQWTVADDGTIRSLGKCLDIAAASTANGARVQIYDCNGTGAQQWSPSAGQLVNPTSGKCLDATGPSSADGTPLQIWSCTGTANQTWTLPTGGGTTPPPSGGFTHPGVLVSRGQLDFVRGRVQAGAQPWASAYNQMMGSRYASLSRTPAPRSVVECGSYSNPNNGCTDEREDAIAAYTDALAWYITGDARYAQKSIQIMDAWSATITAHTGSNAPLQTGWAASVWPRAAEIIKYTYTNWPNANRFATMLRNVYLPVVRNGSNSNGNWELTMMEAAVGVAVFLEDRSAYDAAVTRFLNRTRAFVYLPSDGALPYTVPGSGLDTSSEIIGYWQGQSTFVAGLAQETCRDFVHTGYGISAISHVAETSRIQGRDLYPQVGERLRQALGFHSRYQLGEAPPSWLCGGSLTRGLGPITEVGFNAMSTRLGNVMTNTQTLTLQQRPAGSNNLFVAWETLTHANNPN
- a CDS encoding ABC transporter permease codes for the protein MRATVLRTQTSAAARRPGRLILTGLAILVASFVVFGTVLVQEITERTVRDNLSGTPSATDLVIGSPEQPPPTVTELQHVRAVPGVAEAVGRVTIGVSVGEGYLNLQADPGTGPLTAVRVIEGSYPDGPGEIAITPRTAERLGLSVGTTTNGTGGELTTPTRLTVTGVVETPADAGFDAYAPDSFVMSWAHLTAVERVDVRAAPGESVEAVRQGVSAAFAAGQSIRSGAEVRQAEANAAAAEVGKLFILVGIFVAIAVVAAALVVTSTFRIVFAQRMRQLALLRAVGANRGTLVGALTAEGALTGLIAGVVGVAGALALGYALPAILRSTGRAVSSPSLPLAEAVTVVLGAVVITVLAVLAPALSAARVSPLEALRAASTTAGRRGIGVARLVFGLLLAVGAVLAAVGTISQLPKPEQSDYDPSMPLLLLVGSGALAFFALVALGPLLVRPVLAVVGWPLRQLGPLGRMSVGGIGGAPRRAAAVSVVVALGVTLISGVVIGGASLQILADREMALSAPTDFEVTSNGGTLPAAVVSRAEAARGALARVVPYRRIDNVTLMRGADKLSDVEPGYPTNDLDLAALPSTGDLDTAQGTLADRGPGRIVLNSWVARETGLRAGDTVTVAVAAHRLDVRVAAVLPGDGPLHAGILIDRTDLDRLGVPAAYTGLLADAAGSGEDGRTAGVRALRQAIGDSDGVGLAVLADERDRNDTLVSSLVWIAVGLVGLTVLIAVVGVGSTTALSVVERVRESGLLRAIGLSRTGLRTMLTVESGLYGVIGATIGLLLGVPYAWLAVQTLGINAPLTVPVLPLVGLFVALVVLTALAGVLPARRASRVSPVVALGADG
- a CDS encoding ABC transporter ATP-binding protein produces the protein MTTHAPPETSHAAVAAVDLVKVYGSGETAVRALDGVSVGFGRAEFTAIMGSSGSGKSTLMHCLAGLDTATSGRVLLGGTELTGQSDRTLTRVRRERIGFVFQSFNLLPQLTAAQNITLPLDLAGRQPDRQLLEHLVRVLGLGDRLAHRPSELSGGQQQRVALARALVARPEVVFADEPTGNLDSRSGAEVLTILRDSVRDLGQTVVMVTHDPIAAAYADRVVLLADGRVAGEIDKPDQGSVTDALRDLAAGA
- a CDS encoding sensor histidine kinase, with the protein product MSTPDLRRWWVRLAQAAGLLAIGLLALFDLRFSTSVGMTPVALLLVLVRMGLAVATVPLWLPMHRLGSRWLPAAALALATTSLAVTAAIRVASNGSYLLGGSWGLAESAGLLGVVFVVARWGAPRLAPWAAVAAGLAVAALPLRVGTESLLVIFGLLQVLAAAGAAGVGLYLRIVAAGRERAIALVRAEQRAEFARDLHDFIAHHVTGIVVQAQGARFVAEQDPQRVIVALEQIERAGAETMASMRRMVGILRNPDAPPDAPLAPLAGVTELEPLLTGFNGAANAPARLHVDGDLDGLPVEVSTSAYRVVMEGLTNTRQHAPGARSVDVAVRRTPDWLLVRVADDGTAGRTAPARGHGFGLIGLTERVRALGGTITAGPGIAGGWVLDAAFPLPTAVGR